The Solanum pennellii chromosome 4, SPENNV200 genomic interval ttttcaatttttatgcttttCCTAATTTGTCAGTCTCCAAAGAATGACAGTTTTCTCTATTTAGtgataatttaactttaaacttcTCATTTTCCCTTAATGAGATGATTTAATTATGGCCACCCAAATATGTATGACTTGTTTTAGACCACGAGTTCCAAAGGTCCTCCTTTCATTCTTTAAACTGGTGTCCCAGTTCAACAccatcacataaattgagatggAGGgggtaatatttttaaataatgcaATAACGATTTTCTTTACTGCTGAAGCATCTTTGAAACATTGTGAGAGACAGGTTTCTTTAAGTTATCTTCTTTGCTAGTGTTTACTGGTTTCCCTGGTGGTTATGTATAGATGTTTGTGTATCATTATTCTTGTGATATATACAATTCTGTAAGTTGCCTTGTCAACTTGGTCCATGGATGTAGCTTAGTTCCCATTTCTCTTCTATCGCATTAGTCCACTTCTATAGGATCCAGTTCATCTACAGCACTCTTAAAAGCTATACAGTATATAACTGAAAATCCTTTTTTGCGTTTATGTGGTTCAGCATGGCATTCTTAATCATCATGAATGGTGCATTTTTAGTTTATCATAAGACGCCTGTCTTTCttttagaaaattgaataatGATGATTGCTTCTGCATGCAGTCTGTGCGTGTCCAAAGAGTTCTGGACAGTGTGAATGAGGTTCATACATTGTGCGGTGTTCTTGGGCTGGATTTTGGTGAAACTGTAAGCAATGTGCATCCTAGCTTGCACGAGACAAGCATGGGACAGTACACAAACATCAGTGACAGTACATTGGAAGGTCTAGACCAGGCTATCCTTAAACTGAAAACAGAAAGAAAAGTTCGATATCAGAAGGTATTATTTTCCTAGATATGGATGGTACTGTCTTTTCTTTATTTGCTATCTAATCTCATCAATAATGCAGCTAAAGGACGTGGCGGGATCTCTGTTTGAGCTTTGGAAGTTGATGGATACAACGAGAGAAGAAAGGTGTAAGTTATCAAGGATCATTTCCTTTCTTGACATTTCTGAATCAAAGGTTGTTGAACCAGGTGCACTTACATTGGAGGTTATTCAACAGGTGTGCAAACACTTTTTACCTCTTAATTTTTCCCTATTTCTTGGTCTATTCTTTTTTCCCCTTTATTTCATTTCCGCATACAGTTTCGTGGGCTTATTTTTCCAAATTGTAATCATTAATagttcctatatatatatatttgcagaaagatttgatgttatttttgaCGTTGCTAGGTATCAGCAGAAGTTGGGAGGCTTACCAAGTTGAAAGCAAGCAGAATGAAAGAGTTGGTGATGAAAAGGAGGGCAGAACTGGAGGATTTGTGCTGTAGAACCCATATACAACCTGATTCAAGTACTGCTGCTGATAAATCCAGTGCAATGATTGACTCTGGTAAGACATCTGACTTGGATTCGTTAAATGCTTTGTTCATCTGAGATTCAATGCAGAGAAATGAGCTCAATCTCCATTTGAAGGTCTTGTGGATCCTTGTGAACTCCTGGCAAATATTGAAGCacaaataaacaaagtaaaGGATGAAGCTTTAAGCCGAAAAGAAATTATGGATAAAATAGAGCGGTGGCTTTCATCATGTGATGAGGAAAACTGGCTTGAAGATTATAACCTGGTAAGTAAAAACTACTTCCATTCGATTTCCTGTAGCTAATCTCCGTTTCGTACTAACTAACGCTTCTAGTAACTTTAGTTTCTATTGTTGACAAAAACTTTACATCAGCTATAGTTTGATTAGTTTTATATTGTCAGGATCATACACGTTACAGCGGTGGAAGAGGTGCTCATATAAATCTAAAGCGAGCAGAACGAGCAAGAATTACAGTGACTAAGATTCCAGGTATTCTACTCTAGCTTTGTCAGTGGTGTCATTTAAGCTTGAATCATTGACACAAAGTGTACTCAAAGGATTTTATGCTCAGGTATGGTTGACAGTTTGATTAGCCGGACACTAGCTTGGGAAAATGAGAATCAGAAGTTGTTTCTGTACGATGGGGTGAGTTCTTTTGCAGATAAGAAACTTCAGATTTTTTCCTTGTTTCTGCTGTTGGTCAAGTGGATTTGGCTGTACTTGTAGGTGAGATTGGTGTCAATATTGGAGGATTACAAAGTGAGTCGACATCAGAAAGAAGAGGATAAGAAACGTGCGCGGGTACTGTCATTACCCTTATTTACTAATAAATGCTGAATTGTTATATGAGACATGTATCTAATGGAATGCACGATATCTAAATATTAACTGGAATTCTTATGTTGTATAATAACAAAATACTACTTTTTGATCTGTCCTTGTACTAAATGGGTGCTTCAATTGAGTCTAATAGATGAGAGAATGATATTAAGTATGGAGCATCTTAGTCCATATGATTTACAAGTAATGatttgaaaatatatgtttatcttttcttttacaCAGGATCAGAAGAAACTCCAAGATATGCTGCTGGCAGAGAAGGAATCTATATATGGTTCTAGACCTAGTCCAAGAAGAAGCAGCAGCTTTAGGAAGACGAACGGATTCCATACAAATGGAAACGGGTCAGTCACCCCCTCACCACGCCGAAACTCAGTTGGTTGTGCAACTCCAGAGCTTCAAACACCCCGTTCTTACTCTGGGCGGCAGAATACCTATTTCAAGGAAATGAGAAGACTATCTACTGTCCCTCTCAACTTTGTGGCTATGGCAAAGGAAGATACCATGTCATTTTCTTCAATTGGCGGTTCTGAGCCAGAATCTCCACCTCAAGGCTGAATTCACAGTTGGTAAGCTGCTGCATTTCTTTTTACTCTGGAAATTTTATCATGTAAAATTCTGCTATCGCACTTTGGGAGGACTTCAAGATCATCTTTTGAGATGTTTGTAGATAAAAAGCACTTGTGTAGGTTCTTTTGCTCTCTCTAATTTCCCCTCAATTACCATCACGAATCCCTTCTTGTAGACAACCTGGTTTTAAGTGTAGAAGAGCGTAGAAACGGCTCCATCATCTACTAGTTTTGAACTGTATGCCATTGGCCCTCAGGATGTTGTTTTTCGTTCCCCTTTTTGATTATGCCATAATATCATTTCAAGTGTGAACTACATACAAGCTCAAGAAGCTTTATGTTTCGTGTTACACTTGAATGTCTTATTTCAACCTATATCAGTTGCATCTCACCATGTTTATGTCTTTGCAGGGAGATGATCACATAATCCAAGGCCACATATAACCTCATAATTTGTGAATAGTGAAGGGGAGTGTACACTACTGTAATGCTGTTAGGCTGTTCTAGGCACTTGGTGACTTTTTTGTTAGTGACTTTTGCTGGTTACTATAGATATTGTTTGTGGATATAATAGTGACTTTAAAGTTCTCTGTTTAAATAGATGTTTACTGATCAATATGTACCTTGagcttctttttttgttgttggtgATTTGCATGTACATATAGTGGAATGTTATTGCTATGAATTTATTAGGAATTCATAGGACCTCTAATATTTCTAGCTCCCAATAAAGTTTGTAACATTCAAATGCTCAACTATCATTTCTACTCATATTTGTTTGGGTGAAATTGTATTCTCTCAAGTGTTGGGATCATTGTTTTCCCACTCTAAAAAGGAACCATCtcgattatcatattattttgatgtttatgaatgttttatgtagttttataacaataataacatatctAGTGTGATTTCACGAGAAAAGTTTATAAAGATTGCGTTTGCTTCAtccaaaatttcaatttatatagaAATAAGTTAGACTGTTTCTGATAGACTCTCGacgataaaaaaaaatccaaatcaaACTGTACAAGTAATCAAATAGTGCAATTTGTGTAATTTTGGCTTATAAATgggataaaataaaatctcaagGTCCGGGTACCCAACCATGGTGACCCGGCATCGGATATTCAATAAATACCTGATCGCCGGCGTCATTGCCGGCGGCGGAGTTACTTTCCAAACCCTAACTCCTAACTCATTCCTTTCTTCCACTGGTTCCCCTTTCATCAACGGCGTTGTTCGGTCCTCCCGAGCTCTCTTCACCATAACTTCCACTGTCATCGACTACAAGTTCTCACTGTACGGACTCAATCCTCACGCCGACGACTATCGCCTCACTCTCTCCGAACTGCATCTACGATCAGCGAAAAGAATTCTAACGATGTGTGAAGCAAATAAAGGTATTTACATCAAGGCAGGTCAGTTTGTTGCTGCCATTAGGCAAGTACCAAAAGAATACTCAACAACACTTTCTTCATTACAGGATCATGCTATTCCTTTTCAGTTTGAATCGATTAAACAAGTGTTAGTTAGTAATTTAGGTTTAAATTGTTTATCGGAGGTTTTTTTCTCCTTTGATGAGGTTCCGGTTGCTGCTGCATCTATTGCTCAAGTACACCATGCTGTTTTAGTAAAAGACCGTCAGGAAGTGGCGGTGAAGGTGCAGTATCCTGGACTGGAGTATCAAATGAAATTTGACCTTGTAACTATGTCTTTGTTATCGAAATTGGTTGGATGGATCTTCCCTGGATATAGGTTTCAATGGCTTGTAACTGAATTTGAAAAATCTATTGCATCTGAGCTTGATTTTATTGCAGAGGCTAAAAATTTGGAGAGGATTAGGGAAAATTTTAAGGATAATTCTATGGTTAGGGTTCCGAATGTGTTTTGGGATTTTACGACAAGGCAGGTTATGACAATGGAGTTTTGCAGAGGTCGTAAAGTCGATGACTTGGAGTTTCTGAAGGAAAGAGGAATTAGTGAAGTCAAGGTTGCGAAAACTTTGGCAGAAGTATTTGCAGAAATGATTTTTGTTCATGGTTTTCTTCATGGGGATTTACATCCTGGTAATATATTGGTTTCTCCTGAAGGGAAGAATGGATTTTCGTTAGTGTTGTTGGATTTCGGGATTTGTAAACAGTTGAATGAGGATTTCAGATTGAAGTATTGCGAGCTTTGGGAGGCTTTGGTAGTTAAGGACCCAGCCAAAATCCAGGAGATAGGAGAATATTTTGGTGTTGGGAAGTACTCGAGATACTTCCCTGTCATATTCACAGGAAGAACAATTGACAGTAAGTCCGCACTGGGCGAAGGAATGTCtgttgaagaaaagaagaaccTGAAGCAGGAACTGAAGTCACTTAAAATGGAGGATATATCTTCCTTCATGGAATCTCTGCCTACCGATTTTCTCACAGTATTGCGGACCGATGGGCTCCTAAGATCTCTGACGAGCAAGTTGGGTGCTCCCTTGAGAGTCAGGTTACTAGCATATGCTGAGTATGCACTTTATGGACTTTCGTTGAAGGCTGACTCTAAATCTGATTCTGCCATAGAAGTTGTGCTCTTTAGATTCAAGATTGGCCTCCGATACATCCAACTAAGACTCCTGTTTGGGATATTGGGGCTTGTTTCATGGCTAGAAAACATCAAACACACGTCAACTAGGAGGTTTAAAGATTTTCTTGCCTCAGCTGGTTTTCTGGTAAGGAACTTGTACTGTTCTTTATTGACCGCATAATTAAGTCTGGCCAGTTGTAATAGTGAAGAAATTGTCTCATCTACATTCACTCACCTCATAAGAAGCTTTCCTAAACAAATGTCTCTAGGTGGTACACTATAACTCTAGAGAGGAAAGTCTGTTTCTACTTTCTACTAACTCCATCCAATCATCTTTGAAGTGTTGTGTCATGCCTCATGTTTAGTCTAAAACTAGACGAAAACCTGTAAAGTCAATTGCAATTTTATAGTAATCTTTTCTCCTCCAAAAGCTATTGGATCTTTTCTCTTAATGGCATCACATTCTATTATCTGCCAGCACAAGTTGGGATTGccctacataaaaaaaattgatttcccTTCGAGCATTTGTTAATGTTGTATCTTCTTGTTAGCGCAAATATATCGACATGATATTTACCAATTACAACAAGTATTTTTCAACAATATTTTGCCAATCTTTCACATTAGGAACTTGTGACCTTTTGTCTTATCTGCATTCAGTAGAACACAACTAGATTTCCGACTCTCACCACCATATGCTGTTTGTAGAATTTATATTTGCTGTGCTCGAGAATATATATTGGTCATTAAGCTCAAAATGGGGGTTGGTTTGATGACAATACCCAAGAATTATACCGAGGGAAAATAGGTAGAAAAGTGCTTATAAAGCACCATTTGATAGCTTATTATCGGAGTTATGAGGTTGTTGCTTTACATATACTGCTAGAGGCTGCCCGCTGCTGTAATGTAAACAGTTTTCACGAAAACTGATGATAAATAAGGCCATGGAAAAGCAATCTGGAAGTGTGCTTTGTCACAATCAGTAATCGCAGAAAGAGCAAGAACTACAGTGACTAAGTTCCAGGTATTATTCTCTAGCTTCTTCAATGATGTCATTTAATCCTGGATCATCGGCAGAAATGAAAGTCAATGGCTTTTTACGCTCAGTTATCTGTTTGATTGACAAGGCTCTAGCTTGGGACAATGAGAAACAGAAGTGTTTCTGTACGATGGAGGTGCGTTCTTTTGCAGCTGTGCTGCCATAGGAATGGGATGAATCACAGTTACACCATCTTCTGGCTCACAATGAGTGATGAAAAACGACCCATGAAAACCAAGAAAGTGTGGACGCGATCATCCCAACTGTGTTTGTCCTTGAAAACATGTCCAGGTGACTATTAAAACTCATTGAAGGTTGATGTACCTCCTATTTTCATCTTATTATAATTGGAAGAGAGGACCGTGCTTCTTAACGATTCGTCTAGTCCTGTACATGTGTAGCTATTTCGATGTAATTATGATGGTCTCTTCTTTCTCAGCATGTATATTAGTTCTAATGACAATGATACAATTGAAGACATCTAATTTTGATTTCTTAGAGAAGGATACTTTGTACTTTGTGACTATGATTTAGTTTAAGTCATATGCACATATAGCAATGAACTTTTATCACACCTGATGCAGTTTTTGAACTGAGAAATAACACAAATACTTTGAAAAATGAAGTCTATCCTGTGATATGCGCAATGAAAGAATCCAACTCTATTCGAGAAGCTCCCCCTT includes:
- the LOC107017937 gene encoding 65-kDa microtubule-associated protein 6; its protein translation is MMAFGSPTSNAHSTSSTCHSLLRELQQIWTDIGESEVDKDRMLLELERECMEVYRRKVEEAANAKSRLHQSVAAKEAELATLMAALGEHNINSPIQSEKMSASLKEQLGLIMPLVDDLKAKKDERVKQFADIKTQIEKITSEISGSCNIVNSLSTLNLEEHDLSTRKLSECQSHLRALQKEKSVRVQRVLDSVNEVHTLCGVLGLDFGETVSNVHPSLHETSMGQYTNISDSTLEGLDQAILKLKTERKVRYQKLKDVAGSLFELWKLMDTTREERCKLSRIISFLDISESKVVEPGALTLEVIQQVSAEVGRLTKLKASRMKELVMKRRAELEDLCCRTHIQPDSSTAADKSSAMIDSGLVDPCELLANIEAQINKVKDEALSRKEIMDKIERWLSSCDEENWLEDYNLDHTRYSGGRGAHINLKRAERARITVTKIPGMVDSLISRTLAWENENQKLFLYDGVRLVSILEDYKVSRHQKEEDKKRARDQKKLQDMLLAEKESIYGSRPSPRRSSSFRKTNGFHTNGNGSVTPSPRRNSVGCATPELQTPRSYSGRQNTYFKEMRRLSTVPLNFVAMAKEDTMSFSSIGGSEPESPPQG
- the LOC107018120 gene encoding uncharacterized aarF domain-containing protein kinase 1 isoform X2, with protein sequence MVTRHRIFNKYLIAGVIAGGGVTFQTLTPNSFLSSTGSPFINGVVRSSRALFTITSTVIDYKFSLYGLNPHADDYRLTLSELHLRSAKRILTMCEANKGIYIKAGQFVAAIRQVPKEYSTTLSSLQDHAIPFQFESIKQVLVSNLGLNCLSEVFFSFDEVPVAAASIAQVHHAVLVKDRQEVAVKVQYPGLEYQMKFDLVTMSLLSKLVGWIFPGYRFQWLVTEFEKSIASELDFIAEAKNLERIRENFKDNSMVRVPNVFWDFTTRQVMTMEFCRGRKVDDLEFLKERGISEVKVAKTLAEVFAEMIFVHGFLHGDLHPGNILVSPEGKNGFSLVLLDFGICKQLNEDFRLKYCELWEALVVKDPAKIQEIGEYFGVGKYSRYFPVIFTGRTIDSKSALGEGMSVEEKKNLKQELKSLKMEDISSFMESLPTDFLTVLRTDGLLRSLTSKLGAPLRVRLLAYAEYALYGLSLKADSKSDSAIEVVLFRFKIGLRYIQLRLLFGILGLVSWLENIKHTSTRRFKDFLASAGFLRLPAAVM
- the LOC107018120 gene encoding uncharacterized aarF domain-containing protein kinase 1 isoform X1 — encoded protein: MVTRHRIFNKYLIAGVIAGGGVTFQTLTPNSFLSSTGSPFINGVVRSSRALFTITSTVIDYKFSLYGLNPHADDYRLTLSELHLRSAKRILTMCEANKGIYIKAGQFVAAIRQVPKEYSTTLSSLQDHAIPFQFESIKQVLVSNLGLNCLSEVFFSFDEVPVAAASIAQVHHAVLVKDRQEVAVKVQYPGLEYQMKFDLVTMSLLSKLVGWIFPGYRFQWLVTEFEKSIASELDFIAEAKNLERIRENFKDNSMVRVPNVFWDFTTRQVMTMEFCRGRKVDDLEFLKERGISEVKVAKTLAEVFAEMIFVHGFLHGDLHPGNILVSPEGKNGFSLVLLDFGICKQLNEDFRLKYCELWEALVVKDPAKIQEIGEYFGVGKYSRYFPVIFTGRTIDSKSALGEGMSVEEKKNLKQELKSLKMEDISSFMESLPTDFLTVLRTDGLLRSLTSKLGAPLRVRLLAYAEYALYGLSLKADSKSDSAIEVVLFRFKIGLRYIQLRLLFGILGLVSWLENIKHTSTRRFKDFLASAGFLNLYLLCSRIYIGH